Part of the Caulifigura coniformis genome, TCCTCCAGACCATTGAGCACGAACTTGTCTCTGGAGAAATCGATCGCAACGAAGCGCTCGGCCGGTGGGTGCAGGCCGTCAACAGCCTGAGCGGTCTCGCCAAATGCCTCGGTATTGAAAAGAAGCTCGGCAATGCACCGTGGTTGCAGCCGGCGAAGGCCACCGCGGAGGCCAAGGCATGATCTCCGCCAAGACCTTCGAGAGATACGCCATTGATCCCTCAGCATTCCGTGATGACCTGCTGATCGATGTGTCCGGCTCCGTCCGTCGCCTCGGTAACTCGATGGACGATTGGCAAGGGGCAGACTTCGCGGCGCTCGATGCCGGTCTGGCCCGCTGTAACGGTCGGTCAGATCGTCCAGCCCGGCTCCGTGCCTATCTGGAGCGGCCCCGTGGGCACAGCAAGACGACGGACCTGGCCGTCATGGTCTGCTGGGTGTTGGCATTCTCAACACGCCCGCTCCGTGGTTACGGATTTGCGGCCGACAAGGACCAAGCCCGGCTCCTGAAGGATGCGGTCAGCACCGTTCTCCGCCTGAATCCGTGGCTGGCGAAAATCCTGACCGTCGAGGCTGGCCGGGTCGTTGTCTCGGCCAAGTCGCATCCCGGGGCCGGAGGCTCCCTCAGCATCGAGGCCTCGGACGTGGGCTCCAGCTACGGCATCCTGCCGGACTTCGTCATCTGCGACGAATTGACCCATTGGGAAGGCGACGGCGCACTCTGGCACAGCATCATTTCCTCCGCAGCGAAGCGGGAGAACTGCCTGCTGGTCGTGATCGCCAATGCGGGATTCGTCGATTCGTGGTCATGGAGCGTCCGGGAAGCGGCCCGTACCGATGAGGCGTGGGTCTTTTCCCGGCTCGATGGACCGCGGGCCTCGTGGATGACGGAGAAAAGGCTGGAGGAGCAGCGCCGGATGCTCCCGGCCGTCGCCTTTCGCCGGCTCTGGCTCAACGAATGGAGCACCGGGGGCGGCGATGCCCTGACGCCGGAGGACATCGCGTCGGCATTCCAAAGCGATCTGCAGCCGATGACGGGTGTCGAAAAGGGGTGGACGTTTGTCGGCGGCATCGACCTTGGAGTGTCTCGCGATGCCTCAGCCGTCGTCGTTCTAGCCTCTGGGCAGCACGGCACGCCGCAACAGGGCCGTATCCGTCTTGCGCATGCCCATCTCTGGAAGCCGACTCCCGGCAAGCGTGTCGACCTGATGGAGGTTGAGCGATACGTGAGGGCCTTGGACAGGAAGTTTGCCCTCCGCCGAATTGGCTTTGACCCGTGGCAGGCGGAGCATCTGGCCCAACGACTGGAGGCAGACGCCGGGCATCGTCGGCGCCAGCAGCATCTCCCCGCGCGAGTCGAGCCGTGGATGAAGGAGATTCCTCCCAGCGGTGCGAACCTGCGGGACATGGCGTCCTTGGTTCTGGAGTCGTTTACCGACCGGCGATTCCAATTCTTCCCCTGCGCGCCGCTCCATGCAGACCTTCTGAAGCTCCGAGTCGAAGAACGCCCATATGGCTATCGATTGGTGTCCCCCAGAGACGGAGATGGCCACGGCGACACGTTTTCGGCGTTTGCCCTCGCGCTGTTGATCGCCCATCAGGAGGCAGGCAAACGCAAGGTTGTGATCGGCGCTCTGGATGGACAAGGCCGTCGGCAAGGGGATTCGCGGCTGGAGCAGGAGTTTCTACGGATCGAAGCGGAGAACGTCCTGCGGCGGCAGATTGCGGCGGACAGCGGCAGTCCTGACTACGCCGGCATGCACGAATGGCGGTTGTTGATGCGGTCAGTTGGCCGGACTTAACGGAGAGCAAAGAAATGGTACCTGTGAAATTGTGGGAACAGCTCACGGCCGACCACGGCGAGCACGTTCAAGTCGGATCGTGGTTTCTCTTTCAGGACGGGGCGCAACTCAACGTTCAGTCGTTGCAGTACGTGGAATCGCCGTTGCCGAGTCAGCCGGAGCATTACCCCACCATCAAGAAATACCTGCAGACGCGGCTGGACCTCGCCCAGCGAGAGTTCGACCTGACGAAACAGGACATGACATTCGTGGCGGCCCAATGTGCCGACCAGGGCTGGGACCTGC contains:
- a CDS encoding terminase large subunit domain-containing protein encodes the protein MISAKTFERYAIDPSAFRDDLLIDVSGSVRRLGNSMDDWQGADFAALDAGLARCNGRSDRPARLRAYLERPRGHSKTTDLAVMVCWVLAFSTRPLRGYGFAADKDQARLLKDAVSTVLRLNPWLAKILTVEAGRVVVSAKSHPGAGGSLSIEASDVGSSYGILPDFVICDELTHWEGDGALWHSIISSAAKRENCLLVVIANAGFVDSWSWSVREAARTDEAWVFSRLDGPRASWMTEKRLEEQRRMLPAVAFRRLWLNEWSTGGGDALTPEDIASAFQSDLQPMTGVEKGWTFVGGIDLGVSRDASAVVVLASGQHGTPQQGRIRLAHAHLWKPTPGKRVDLMEVERYVRALDRKFALRRIGFDPWQAEHLAQRLEADAGHRRRQQHLPARVEPWMKEIPPSGANLRDMASLVLESFTDRRFQFFPCAPLHADLLKLRVEERPYGYRLVSPRDGDGHGDTFSAFALALLIAHQEAGKRKVVIGALDGQGRRQGDSRLEQEFLRIEAENVLRRQIAADSGSPDYAGMHEWRLLMRSVGRT